Proteins encoded within one genomic window of Bradyrhizobium sp. AZCC 1719:
- a CDS encoding adenylate/guanylate cyclase domain-containing protein codes for MTETADLADVGDQRTGRTEARQDTLKFAEAALVESKREGLLLAVRARWVALAVTAVTLPIINPNWDVVYYVLMLGLFALIGWAQLKVGKVGRSPLEVFLIICDLALLTFLSVVPNPWSTEHWPIGMQFRFDSFIYFFIFLATATLAYSWRTVVAMGGWTTALWAIAVGWAYLQPETHAALSQRVREAVGADIRMFEIIDPSSIGFGARFQEVTVFIIVAAILALAVRRSNALLISHAGIERERANLARYFSPNVVNELSGNDEPLTRVRTQDVAVLFADIVGFTAYADGRDPKEVIDTLRQFHEQMERQVFQHGGTLDKYLGDGLMATFGTPFAGDSDALNALRCARGMIVSIAELNRERKGRNEPPIQVSVGLHYGQVVLGDIGLNRLEFAVIGTTVNAASRLEALTREFGCAIVVSDDLVRQARSESNHSSADFASLVERPAQIIRGLEQPVGIWTCADVTS; via the coding sequence ATGACGGAAACGGCTGATCTCGCCGATGTCGGCGACCAACGAACCGGACGAACCGAAGCTCGACAAGACACCCTGAAATTTGCGGAAGCCGCCCTTGTCGAGAGCAAGCGTGAAGGCCTGCTGCTCGCCGTCCGGGCGCGCTGGGTCGCGCTGGCCGTCACTGCCGTTACCCTACCGATCATCAACCCGAACTGGGACGTGGTCTATTACGTGCTGATGCTGGGCTTATTTGCCCTGATCGGCTGGGCTCAGCTCAAAGTCGGCAAGGTCGGACGTTCCCCGCTAGAGGTTTTCCTGATCATTTGCGACCTCGCGCTGCTGACCTTCCTCAGCGTTGTTCCCAATCCATGGAGCACCGAGCACTGGCCAATCGGAATGCAATTCCGGTTCGACAGTTTCATCTACTTCTTCATCTTCCTTGCCACCGCCACCCTCGCCTATTCGTGGCGAACGGTTGTCGCGATGGGCGGATGGACCACTGCCCTGTGGGCCATTGCCGTCGGTTGGGCCTATCTGCAGCCCGAAACCCATGCCGCGCTGTCACAGCGCGTCAGGGAAGCTGTTGGCGCAGATATCCGCATGTTCGAGATCATCGATCCTTCGTCGATCGGCTTCGGCGCCCGTTTCCAGGAAGTGACGGTGTTCATCATCGTGGCCGCGATCCTGGCGTTGGCGGTACGCCGTTCGAATGCGCTTCTGATCAGCCACGCCGGGATCGAACGCGAGCGCGCCAATTTGGCGCGTTATTTTTCACCAAATGTCGTCAATGAACTCTCCGGCAACGACGAGCCGCTCACGCGGGTTCGCACGCAAGACGTCGCGGTGTTGTTCGCCGATATCGTGGGATTCACCGCCTACGCCGATGGACGAGACCCGAAAGAGGTCATCGACACGCTGCGGCAATTCCATGAACAAATGGAAAGACAAGTGTTCCAGCACGGCGGAACACTCGACAAATACCTCGGCGATGGCTTGATGGCGACGTTCGGCACGCCGTTCGCCGGCGATTCCGACGCGCTGAACGCCTTGCGTTGCGCGCGGGGAATGATCGTCTCGATCGCTGAGCTGAACAGAGAACGGAAGGGCCGCAACGAGCCGCCGATCCAGGTCAGCGTCGGCTTGCACTATGGCCAGGTCGTGCTGGGAGATATCGGCCTCAACCGGCTCGAATTCGCCGTGATCGGCACCACCGTGAACGCGGCGAGCCGCCTCGAGGCCCTCACCCGCGAATTCGGATGCGCCATCGTCGTCAGCGACGACCTGGTGCGCCAGGCCCGCTCGGAATCGAACCATTCGAGCGCCGACTTCGCGTCGCTTGTCGAGCGGCCCGCGCAGATCATTCGTGGTCTCGAGCAACCGGTGGGCATCTGGACGTGTGCCGACGTCACCTCATGA
- a CDS encoding efflux RND transporter periplasmic adaptor subunit — protein MRRLLITLLAIAAATAGTFHFFPHWSGAPAQPSYRLAKANEGEIVATVNASGTINPTTTVIVGSQLSGRVVELLADYNSNVKAGQVVARLNSDQILAKLDAARADLEQARAKKLVQKAQIERVRADTEKARAAEAEIEAQIARNGALLADAERTYQRQSELRARGVSAEATHDAARTTRDAQRASLDSVKAQLKSAKAQLVGLEADQRVAEAQLAAAAAQVAAREATVRQIEVDLRNTDIRSPVSGVVVQRQVELGQTVAAALQSPTLFLVADDLRQMEISANIDEADVGRIKSGQRATFTVGAFPGRTFEGSVKQVRLGSQTIQNVVIYTAIVSIENPRLELLPGMTATLRIETDRRDGAVQVPSAALRWRPPPTSDVSGAQVSQSQGSNLSGEPNAALVERNRATQPGRVFVVGPDGKPQGVTVRIGATEGAATEIVSGLEPGREVIIGGGPRTAEAKTTPPGSL, from the coding sequence ATGCGCCGCCTGCTGATCACTCTGCTTGCCATCGCCGCTGCCACCGCGGGCACATTCCATTTCTTTCCGCACTGGAGCGGTGCGCCGGCCCAGCCGTCCTACCGACTCGCCAAGGCAAACGAAGGCGAAATCGTTGCCACGGTGAACGCGAGCGGCACCATCAATCCGACCACGACAGTCATCGTCGGCTCGCAGCTTTCGGGCCGGGTCGTCGAGCTCCTTGCCGACTACAATTCCAATGTGAAGGCAGGGCAAGTGGTAGCGCGGCTCAATTCGGACCAGATCCTCGCCAAGCTCGATGCGGCGCGCGCCGATCTCGAGCAGGCCCGCGCCAAGAAGCTGGTGCAGAAAGCGCAGATCGAGCGCGTGCGCGCGGACACGGAAAAGGCCCGAGCTGCCGAGGCAGAGATCGAAGCGCAGATCGCCCGCAACGGAGCGCTGCTCGCCGACGCCGAGCGCACTTACCAGCGCCAGAGCGAGCTGCGCGCGCGCGGCGTCTCCGCCGAGGCAACGCACGATGCGGCCCGGACGACACGCGATGCCCAGCGTGCGAGCCTCGACTCGGTGAAAGCGCAGCTCAAATCCGCCAAGGCGCAGCTCGTTGGCCTCGAGGCCGATCAGCGCGTGGCAGAGGCGCAGCTTGCAGCCGCGGCCGCGCAGGTCGCCGCGCGCGAGGCCACGGTCAGACAGATCGAGGTCGATCTCCGGAACACGGACATCCGCTCGCCGGTCTCCGGCGTCGTGGTTCAGCGTCAAGTCGAGCTTGGTCAGACGGTCGCGGCCGCGCTGCAGTCGCCGACCTTGTTCCTGGTAGCGGACGATCTTCGCCAAATGGAGATATCCGCCAATATAGACGAGGCCGACGTCGGCCGTATCAAGTCGGGCCAGCGCGCGACGTTCACGGTGGGCGCCTTTCCCGGGCGAACCTTCGAGGGAAGCGTCAAGCAGGTGCGGTTGGGGTCGCAGACCATACAGAACGTGGTGATCTACACGGCAATCGTCTCGATCGAGAATCCGCGTCTCGAGCTGCTGCCGGGAATGACCGCCACGCTGCGGATCGAAACCGACCGGCGCGACGGGGCCGTGCAGGTCCCGAGTGCCGCCTTGCGCTGGCGCCCCCCGCCGACCAGCGACGTTTCCGGCGCACAGGTTTCGCAGTCACAAGGAAGCAATCTTTCCGGCGAGCCGAATGCCGCCCTCGTCGAACGCAATCGGGCCACGCAGCCTGGGCGTGTCTTCGTGGTCGGGCCGGACGGCAAGCCGCAAGGGGTCACGGTCCGCATCGGCGCAACCGAAGGAGCCGCAACCGAGATCGTATCGGGCCTCGAGCCCGGCCGCGAGGTGATCATCGGCGGCGGACCGCGCACCGCCGAGGCGAAGACCACGCCACCCGGCAGCTTGTAG
- a CDS encoding ABC transporter ATP-binding protein, with protein sequence MFLIETEQLTRVYRLGDEAVHALREVTLSVAAGEFTAIMGPSGSGKSTFMNVIGCLDRPTSGRYRLGGEEVSAMSRDALAAVRNRKIGFVFQQFNLLERLDALGNVELATIYAGEERRRRRDKAAAALTRVGLAERLHHQPTQLSGGQQQRVAIARALVNTPRLLLADEPTGALDSRTSLELMALFQELNNEGTTVVVVTHEPEVARFASRLVRFRDGCVLSDILQPPDDAAAELVASPVEIMPDFVETAA encoded by the coding sequence ATGTTCCTCATCGAGACCGAGCAGCTCACCCGCGTCTATCGGCTCGGCGACGAAGCCGTGCATGCGCTGCGCGAGGTGACGCTTTCGGTCGCGGCCGGCGAATTCACCGCCATCATGGGGCCGTCGGGCTCGGGAAAGTCAACATTCATGAACGTGATCGGCTGCCTCGACCGGCCGACCTCCGGCCGCTACCGCCTCGGCGGCGAGGAAGTGTCGGCGATGAGTCGCGATGCGCTCGCCGCCGTGCGCAACCGCAAGATCGGCTTCGTGTTTCAGCAGTTCAACCTGCTCGAGCGTCTTGATGCGCTTGGAAACGTGGAACTGGCGACGATTTACGCCGGGGAGGAGCGCAGGCGACGACGCGACAAAGCCGCGGCCGCACTCACCCGCGTTGGCCTCGCCGAGCGCCTGCATCATCAGCCGACACAGCTCTCGGGGGGCCAGCAACAGCGCGTCGCCATCGCCCGCGCACTCGTCAACACACCAAGGCTATTGCTCGCCGATGAGCCGACCGGTGCGCTCGACAGCCGCACCTCGCTCGAGCTGATGGCGCTGTTCCAGGAGCTGAACAATGAAGGAACGACCGTTGTCGTCGTCACCCACGAACCCGAGGTGGCGCGGTTTGCATCGCGCCTCGTGCGTTTCCGCGACGGTTGCGTACTGAGTGACATACTACAGCCCCCGGACGACGCTGCCGCCGAGCTGGTCGCAAGCCCGGTCGAGATCATGCCAGACTTCGTGGAGACGGCAGCATGA
- a CDS encoding ABC transporter permease translates to MTFADAGISAFDALRLHKLRSSLTILGIIIGVAAVIAMVAVGSGGREQVAAQFRSLGTNLLVVMPGSITKFGVGLGSGSASSLTDEDAAAAVREVPLLQVAAPFIRENAQLIAAGVNWSSLVYGVDLGLFEAREWDVESGRLFAPDEIARGAQVALIGQSVARALYGGLDPVGQELRVRNVPFRVIGVMARKGQSAWGHDQDDVVLLPLNTARQRVIGRNAANSRSVDSFYLKVREGESLAAAESDVKMLLRQRHRLQPMQDDDFTVRNLADIAATQEESVGTLALLLAIVAGVSLAVGGIGIMNIMLVSVTERTREIGLRLAIGARPRDILKQFLFEAIALSLIGGAIGILTGILAACAIASLAQWPLLIEPEWIVLAVLFSGFVGVFFGWFPALRASRLDPIEALRHA, encoded by the coding sequence ATGACGTTTGCTGATGCAGGCATCTCTGCGTTCGACGCGCTGCGGCTGCACAAGCTGCGCAGCTCCCTGACGATACTTGGCATCATCATCGGCGTTGCAGCCGTGATAGCGATGGTGGCGGTTGGCAGCGGTGGACGCGAGCAGGTCGCGGCGCAGTTCCGCAGCCTCGGCACCAACCTGCTCGTGGTCATGCCGGGTAGCATCACCAAATTCGGCGTGGGCCTCGGCTCGGGCTCCGCTTCCTCATTGACCGACGAGGATGCAGCGGCGGCCGTGCGGGAAGTGCCGTTGCTGCAGGTAGCCGCGCCATTCATTCGCGAAAATGCCCAACTGATCGCTGCCGGCGTCAACTGGTCGAGTCTGGTCTACGGCGTCGATCTTGGCCTGTTCGAGGCGCGAGAATGGGACGTCGAATCGGGTCGACTGTTCGCGCCGGACGAGATCGCCCGCGGGGCGCAGGTGGCGTTGATTGGGCAGTCCGTGGCGCGCGCGCTCTATGGCGGGCTCGATCCGGTCGGGCAGGAGTTGCGGGTGCGCAACGTGCCGTTCCGCGTGATCGGCGTGATGGCAAGAAAGGGCCAATCCGCCTGGGGCCACGACCAGGATGATGTCGTGCTCCTGCCGCTCAACACGGCGCGCCAGCGGGTGATCGGCCGTAATGCAGCCAATTCGCGCTCGGTCGACTCTTTCTATCTCAAAGTGCGCGAGGGGGAGAGCCTCGCCGCGGCGGAGAGCGACGTGAAGATGCTGCTACGCCAGCGTCACCGTCTGCAGCCGATGCAGGACGACGACTTCACGGTCCGCAACCTCGCCGACATTGCGGCGACGCAGGAGGAAAGCGTGGGCACGCTTGCCTTGCTGCTCGCGATCGTCGCCGGGGTCTCGCTCGCGGTGGGCGGCATTGGCATCATGAACATCATGCTGGTGTCGGTGACCGAGCGCACGCGCGAGATCGGGCTGCGGCTCGCGATCGGCGCGCGTCCACGTGATATCCTGAAACAATTCTTGTTCGAGGCAATCGCGTTGTCGCTCATTGGCGGCGCCATCGGCATTCTGACCGGGATCCTCGCCGCCTGCGCAATCGCGAGCCTAGCCCAGTGGCCTCTGCTGATTGAGCCGGAATGGATCGTGCTCGCAGTGCTGTTTTCCGGATTCGTCGGCGTGTTCTTCGGCTGGTTTCCGGCGCTGCGCGCGTCGCGGCTCGATCCGATCGAAGCGTTGCGGCACGCGTGA
- a CDS encoding RNA polymerase sigma factor — protein MPEIKTVSFVPSSDERVISRSIRPAAPDAETTQSPETLLQACASGDQTALHSLYKGTAPQLFGLALRILRSRETAEEIIQDCFVLVWRNAHTFDPSRGAAMAWLARIVRNRCIDVIRRRGREAPLDDAPIEDHEDPASRPADQAVLSRDARRLQDCLDKLEEGPRNTLKLIYYEGMTYQEVAAHVGVPLGTVKSWVRRSLIRLRGCLER, from the coding sequence ATGCCGGAAATCAAGACGGTCAGCTTCGTGCCGAGCTCTGATGAGCGGGTGATCAGCCGATCCATCCGACCGGCAGCCCCAGATGCGGAGACGACGCAGAGTCCCGAGACCCTGCTGCAGGCCTGTGCCAGCGGCGATCAGACTGCGCTGCACAGCCTCTATAAGGGAACGGCACCGCAACTATTCGGACTCGCTCTGCGTATTCTCAGGAGTCGCGAAACGGCCGAGGAAATCATACAGGATTGCTTTGTTCTCGTTTGGCGCAATGCGCACACTTTCGATCCCAGTCGCGGTGCTGCGATGGCCTGGCTCGCCCGCATCGTCCGGAACCGGTGCATCGATGTCATACGACGGCGCGGGCGCGAGGCACCACTCGATGATGCACCGATTGAGGACCACGAGGACCCGGCATCGCGTCCGGCCGATCAGGCGGTGCTTAGTCGCGATGCCCGCCGCCTGCAGGACTGCCTTGACAAACTCGAGGAGGGGCCGCGCAATACACTCAAGCTGATATATTATGAGGGGATGACGTACCAGGAGGTGGCAGCCCATGTGGGCGTGCCACTCGGCACCGTGAAGAGTTGGGTTCGGCGAAGCCTGATCCGGCTCAGGGGGTGTTTGGAGCGATGA
- a CDS encoding anti-sigma factor — translation MNYVDPETRDLLAAEYVLGTLSGAERRRFERLLSGDRDLRDLVERWEQRLNPLAESVPAEEPPAHVWNEIARQIALARAPAAPVREGWFDRLWDSVGFWRSATALAAATAAALLLYVVSLPQSVAPEQIAALDERLARIEDTTKGLVTSPPTHVAVLLDKDQRPMMTADLDVADGRLVLRLNLTPPRDFNRNVLEVWLVSPDGTRRSLGLFPSERPGTTTALVLPHATAEALAQAALAVTLEPRGGSTTGQPSGPVLFNGSLMPVAL, via the coding sequence ATGAACTACGTCGATCCGGAAACGCGTGACCTTCTGGCGGCCGAATACGTACTCGGCACGCTGAGCGGCGCCGAGCGCCGCCGTTTCGAACGGCTGTTGTCCGGCGACCGCGACCTGCGCGATCTCGTGGAACGCTGGGAGCAGAGGCTCAATCCCCTCGCCGAATCGGTCCCGGCCGAGGAGCCGCCTGCGCATGTCTGGAACGAGATTGCCCGGCAGATCGCGCTGGCACGTGCACCGGCAGCACCGGTACGCGAAGGCTGGTTCGATCGGCTGTGGGACAGCGTCGGCTTCTGGCGTAGCGCGACGGCCCTGGCCGCGGCCACGGCGGCGGCCTTACTCCTCTACGTCGTTTCGCTCCCGCAGAGTGTTGCGCCGGAGCAGATTGCGGCGCTCGACGAGCGGCTTGCACGCATCGAGGACACAACGAAGGGCCTGGTGACCTCGCCACCCACGCACGTGGCAGTGCTGCTCGACAAGGATCAGCGTCCGATGATGACGGCGGATCTCGACGTTGCCGACGGACGTCTGGTGCTGCGGCTCAACCTCACGCCGCCCCGTGATTTCAACCGCAATGTGCTTGAGGTCTGGCTGGTGTCCCCGGATGGCACGCGCCGCTCGCTTGGCCTTTTCCCGAGCGAGCGCCCCGGCACAACGACGGCTCTCGTGCTGCCGCACGCCACTGCCGAAGCGCTGGCCCAAGCGGCGCTCGCCGTCACCCTGGAGCCAAGGGGCGGCTCGACGACAGGGCAGCCGTCAGGTCCGGTCCTGTTCAACGGCTCGCTCATGCCTGTCGCTCTATGA
- the radA gene encoding DNA repair protein RadA, translating to MAKSTLSFVCQNCGAAYNRWQGKCDSCGEWNTLAEEDTTGATSMPVSVRSRRKGRTFALESLTGKSNDAPRLPSGMTELDRVTGGGFVRGSVLLVGGDPGIGKSTLLTQATSMLARAGHRAVYISGEEAVAQVRLRAERLGLADAPVQLAAETSVEDIVSTLSEGAVPRLIVIDSIQTMWTDTVESAPGTVTQVRASAQALIRFAKKTGAAIILVGHVTKDGQIAGPRVVEHMVDAVLSFEGEGSQHFRILRAMKNRFGPTDEIGVFEMTGLGLREVSNPSELFLSERDLGSPGTAVFAGIEGTRPVLVELQALVAPTTLGTPRRAVVGWDPSRLSMVLAVLEAHCGVKLSGYDVYLNVAGGLRIQEPAADLAAAAALVSSLVNAPLPTDAVYFGEISLSGAVRPVAQTAARLKEAAKLGFGRAVLPESARGEVGGDGGLALNSIGGLTSLVAEIAARGSPRNTGGGNRDTSREGAAEKNATPARFRRENS from the coding sequence ATGGCCAAATCCACCCTCTCCTTCGTCTGCCAGAACTGCGGGGCGGCGTATAATCGCTGGCAGGGCAAATGCGATTCCTGCGGCGAGTGGAACACGCTTGCCGAGGAAGACACGACCGGCGCGACCTCGATGCCGGTCTCGGTCCGCTCCCGGCGCAAGGGCCGAACGTTTGCGCTGGAATCGCTGACAGGAAAAAGCAACGACGCCCCCCGCTTGCCTTCCGGGATGACTGAGCTCGATCGTGTCACCGGCGGCGGCTTTGTCCGCGGCTCGGTGCTGTTGGTCGGCGGCGATCCCGGCATCGGAAAATCAACACTGCTCACGCAGGCCACCAGCATGCTGGCGCGTGCGGGCCATCGCGCGGTCTATATTTCGGGCGAAGAGGCCGTGGCGCAGGTGCGGCTGCGTGCCGAGCGGCTCGGATTGGCGGACGCGCCGGTGCAGCTCGCCGCCGAAACCTCGGTGGAAGATATCGTCTCGACCCTGTCAGAAGGTGCGGTGCCACGCCTGATCGTGATCGATTCGATCCAGACCATGTGGACCGACACGGTAGAGTCGGCGCCGGGAACGGTGACGCAGGTCCGAGCCTCGGCGCAGGCGCTCATTCGTTTCGCCAAGAAAACCGGTGCTGCGATCATTCTGGTCGGGCACGTCACCAAAGATGGCCAGATCGCAGGCCCCCGCGTGGTCGAGCACATGGTCGACGCGGTACTGTCGTTCGAGGGCGAAGGCTCGCAACATTTCCGCATTTTGCGCGCGATGAAGAATCGTTTTGGCCCGACCGATGAAATCGGCGTGTTCGAGATGACGGGGCTAGGCCTTCGCGAGGTCTCCAACCCTTCGGAATTGTTCCTCTCGGAACGCGATCTGGGCAGCCCGGGAACCGCAGTTTTCGCCGGGATCGAAGGTACCCGCCCAGTGCTGGTGGAATTGCAGGCATTGGTCGCGCCGACCACGCTCGGCACCCCCCGGCGGGCCGTGGTGGGTTGGGATCCGAGCCGGCTGTCGATGGTGTTGGCGGTGCTGGAGGCCCATTGCGGGGTCAAACTGTCCGGCTACGACGTCTATCTGAACGTGGCGGGAGGCCTGCGGATCCAGGAGCCCGCGGCCGACCTCGCGGCGGCCGCCGCCCTGGTGTCCTCGTTGGTGAACGCGCCGTTACCGACAGACGCGGTCTATTTCGGCGAGATTTCGCTCTCGGGCGCGGTCCGGCCGGTGGCGCAGACCGCCGCCCGATTGAAGGAGGCCGCGAAACTGGGCTTTGGCCGCGCCGTTCTGCCCGAATCGGCGCGCGGCGAGGTCGGCGGCGATGGCGGGCTTGCGCTGAACAGCATCGGCGGACTAACCAGCCTGGTGGCCGAAATCGCGGCGCGCGGCAGCCCAAGAAACACCGGGGGCGGCAACCGCGACACCAGTCGCGAGGGTGCGGCAGAGAAAAATGCCACACCAGCGCGATTCCGTCGTGAAAACAGCTAA
- a CDS encoding CvpA family protein: MPITILDLVLLGVMLISGLLAMVRGFMREILSIAAWGAAALVTLYAFSKLLPTAKAYFNNDTVAAVAVVAGTFIGTLIVVSVITVRISDMILDSRIGALDRTLGFLFGLGRGLLIVVVAFLFFSWLVPDKQRPDWITGAKSRVVLQGTGDWLMSLLPDDPENTILKRFKKNKPEDDQTDADQAAPASGDGYSKPARDSLKKLIEKPAGR, translated from the coding sequence ATGCCGATAACGATACTCGATCTCGTCCTGCTCGGAGTGATGCTGATTTCGGGGCTGCTCGCCATGGTGCGCGGCTTCATGCGCGAGATCCTGTCGATCGCGGCCTGGGGCGCGGCGGCGCTGGTGACGCTGTATGCCTTCTCGAAGCTGCTGCCGACCGCCAAGGCCTATTTCAACAATGATACCGTGGCAGCCGTGGCGGTGGTGGCCGGCACCTTCATCGGCACACTGATCGTGGTCTCCGTGATCACGGTGCGGATTTCGGATATGATCCTGGATTCCCGGATCGGCGCGCTGGATCGCACGCTTGGATTCCTGTTTGGGTTGGGTCGCGGCCTTTTGATCGTGGTGGTCGCCTTCCTGTTCTTTAGCTGGCTGGTCCCGGACAAGCAGCGGCCGGACTGGATCACCGGTGCAAAATCGCGGGTAGTGCTGCAGGGAACCGGGGATTGGTTAATGTCGCTCTTGCCGGACGACCCCGAGAACACCATTTTAAAGAGATTCAAGAAGAATAAACCGGAAGACGATCAAACTGACGCCGACCAGGCAGCCCCTGCGTCCGGCGATGGCTACAGCAAACCTGCCCGCGACAGCCTTAAAAAGCTGATCGAAAAACCCGCGGGCCGCTAA
- the purF gene encoding amidophosphoribosyltransferase, which translates to MQNPSDPAGQLDLNRGIELQDDLEGDTLREECGVFGIFGHPEAAAVTALGLHALQHRGQEAAGIVSFDGSRFHSEKRVGLVGDTFSRREVIERLPGNLAVGHVRYSTTGANILRNVQPLFAELNAGGFAVGHNGNLTNGLSLRRELVRNGAMMQSTNDTEVILHLVAQSKRGRFIDRFIEALRTIEGAYSLVSMTNKKLVGARDPLGIRPLVLGDLEGCPILTSETCALDMIGAKYVRDVEPGEIVVFDEEGAHSHKPFPPKPPRPCIFEYIYFSRPDSIVGGRSVYEVRKAFGAQLARESHVEVDVVVPVPDSGVPAAVGYSQHSGVPFELGIIRNHYVGRTFIQPTQSVRELGVRMKHSANRAAIEGKRIILIDDSLVRGTTSKKIVRMMRDAGAREVHFRLASPPILYPDYYGIDLPDRGGLLAATHSLEEMRDIIGADSLAFLSIDGLYRAMGEPGRDPANPKFSDHCFTGAYPTHLTDQTQVEPQPRQLSLLAEAS; encoded by the coding sequence ATGCAAAACCCTTCCGATCCCGCCGGGCAACTCGATCTAAACCGTGGCATCGAGTTGCAGGACGATCTCGAAGGCGACACGTTGCGCGAGGAGTGCGGCGTGTTCGGCATCTTCGGCCACCCCGAGGCCGCTGCCGTCACCGCGCTCGGGCTGCACGCTTTGCAGCACCGCGGCCAGGAGGCCGCCGGCATCGTCTCCTTCGACGGCTCGCGGTTTCACTCGGAGAAGCGGGTCGGCCTGGTCGGCGACACCTTCTCCCGCCGCGAGGTGATCGAGCGCCTCCCTGGCAACCTCGCGGTCGGCCATGTGCGCTATTCCACGACCGGCGCCAACATCCTGCGCAACGTGCAGCCGCTGTTCGCCGAACTCAATGCCGGCGGTTTCGCGGTCGGCCACAACGGCAACCTCACCAACGGGCTGAGCCTGCGCCGCGAACTGGTGCGCAACGGCGCCATGATGCAATCCACCAACGACACCGAAGTGATCCTGCATCTGGTGGCGCAGTCGAAGCGCGGCCGCTTCATCGATCGCTTCATCGAAGCACTGCGCACGATCGAGGGCGCCTATTCGCTGGTGTCGATGACCAACAAGAAGCTGGTCGGCGCGCGCGATCCGCTCGGCATCCGTCCGCTGGTACTCGGCGATCTCGAAGGCTGTCCGATCCTGACCTCGGAAACCTGCGCGCTCGATATGATCGGCGCCAAATATGTCCGCGACGTCGAGCCCGGCGAGATCGTCGTGTTCGACGAGGAAGGCGCCCACAGCCACAAGCCGTTTCCGCCGAAACCGCCGCGGCCCTGCATCTTCGAATACATCTACTTCTCACGGCCGGATTCGATCGTCGGCGGCCGTTCGGTCTATGAGGTCCGAAAGGCCTTCGGCGCGCAGCTCGCCCGCGAAAGCCATGTCGAGGTCGACGTCGTGGTGCCGGTGCCGGATTCCGGCGTGCCGGCGGCGGTCGGCTACAGCCAGCATTCCGGCGTGCCGTTCGAACTCGGCATCATCCGCAACCACTATGTCGGCCGCACCTTCATCCAGCCGACGCAGAGCGTGCGCGAGCTCGGCGTGCGCATGAAGCACTCGGCCAATCGCGCCGCGATCGAAGGCAAGCGGATCATCCTGATCGACGATTCACTGGTGCGCGGCACCACGTCGAAGAAGATCGTGCGCATGATGCGCGACGCCGGTGCGCGCGAGGTCCATTTCCGGCTCGCTTCGCCGCCGATCCTCTATCCCGACTATTACGGCATCGACCTGCCGGACCGCGGCGGACTTCTTGCGGCCACCCATTCGCTGGAAGAGATGCGCGACATCATCGGCGCGGATTCGCTGGCGTTCCTGTCGATCGACGGCCTGTACCGCGCGATGGGCGAACCGGGGCGCGACCCCGCCAATCCGAAATTCTCCGACCATTGCTTCACGGGTGCCTATCCGACGCACCTTACTGACCAGACTCAGGTCGAACCGCAGCCGCGCCAGCTCTCGCTCTTGGCGGAAGCGAGCTGA
- a CDS encoding SDR family NAD(P)-dependent oxidoreductase, which produces MTKPLASRIALVTGASRGIGYATALALAKAGAHIVAVARTQGGLEELDDEIRKDGGSATLVPLNLTDFDGIARLGAALHERHGKLDILVGNAGVAGPSSPLGHIELKPWNDVMAVNVTANFQLIRCMDPLLKVSDAGRAVFVTSGAASKANAYQGPYAASKAALDTLVRSWANETVSTKLRVNLFSPGPIRTRMRASVFPGEDPMTLDTPEQAAQFIVPMCAPEWTETGKLYDYKTRTLMSFHPPA; this is translated from the coding sequence ATGACCAAACCCCTCGCCTCCCGCATTGCGCTCGTCACTGGCGCCTCGCGCGGCATCGGCTATGCCACGGCGCTCGCGCTGGCAAAGGCCGGCGCGCACATCGTCGCCGTCGCGCGCACACAAGGCGGGTTGGAGGAACTCGACGACGAGATCAGGAAGGACGGCGGCAGCGCCACGCTGGTGCCGCTCAACCTCACCGATTTCGACGGCATCGCGCGGCTCGGCGCGGCGCTGCATGAACGCCACGGCAAGCTCGACATTCTCGTCGGCAATGCCGGGGTTGCCGGCCCCTCCTCGCCGCTCGGGCATATCGAGCTGAAGCCCTGGAACGACGTGATGGCAGTGAACGTCACCGCGAACTTCCAGCTCATCCGCTGCATGGATCCGCTCCTCAAGGTCTCGGACGCCGGCCGGGCCGTGTTCGTCACTTCGGGCGCTGCCAGCAAGGCGAACGCCTATCAGGGCCCCTACGCGGCCTCGAAGGCGGCGCTGGACACGCTGGTGCGTTCCTGGGCCAACGAGACCGTGAGCACGAAATTGCGCGTCAACCTGTTCAGCCCCGGCCCGATCCGCACCCGCATGCGCGCCAGCGTCTTTCCCGGCGAAGACCCGATGACGCTGGATACGCCGGAACAGGCCGCGCAATTCATCGTGCCGATGTGCGCGCCGGAATGGACCGAGACCGGCAAGCTTTATGACTACAAGACTCGCACACTGATGAGTTTTCATCCGCCGGCTTGA